The DNA sequence CGGAGCCCGGCCGCGAACCGGAGCTGGACGAGAGGTTCGTCATGAGCTCGAACCAGGCCGCGAGGATACTTCGGTTGCCTGTGCCGCCGTCTGATTTGGAAGTACAGAAGCACTTACTTAGTTTCTGGCTGTCGAATTCCAACCTGTACGATTCTCCTCCATTTATAGGCCCCCCGGAATCGGTAATGGAGGTCGACGAGGTCGATAATCAAACATCACTTTTGGGCCACTGCCTCCTGACCATCAAGCAAGCAGGCTTTGTCGGATGGGGGATACGAAGGAAGGTTAAGTACATTGGGAGGCAGCGGGACATTTCGTGGTCGTCGCctgaggaagagaaggaggaagTGCAAGCGGACGAGGAACAGCTGCACTCTGAAAAGAAGAGAAAGCGCGAGGTcgttgaggaggagaggaagaagaataatAAGAATAAAAGGGGAAAGAAGGGCGAGaataagaaggagaagaagaaaaagcccCGGCGCGACAGGGACGACAAGAGGAGGTACGAGGAGAAGCAGCAACAGGGGAAGGGGACGAGGGACCGGTGGTCGTCGGAGAGGTACGAGACGGCAGAGATGAAGCTGCTGGAGATCATGAAGGAGAAGGGGGCGGAGCTCGGGAAGCCCATAATGCGGCAGGCGTTGAGGGAGGAGGCGAGGAAGCACATCGGGGACACGGGCCTCCTGGACCATCTGCTGAAGCACATGGCGGGCAAGGTGGTGACCAACGGCACCGAGCGGTTCCGGAGGCGGCACAACTCGGAGGGCGCAATGGAGTACTGGCTGGAGCCAGCGGACTTCGTGGAGGTCCGCCAGAAGGCTGGGGTGGCGGACCCCTACTGGGTCCCGCCACCCGGGTGGAAGCCTGGCCATGCGCCTGCATGCCCCTGTGATGGTGAGATAAGGCAACTCAGAGAGGAATTATCACTTCTGAAgaggtgcctctctctctctctctctctctctctctctctctctatactcGTCTTAGTTGTAAACGTGCTTGACGAAGTAAAAGTGGCGCATGCAGGGATATGGACCATCTGAATTCACTGAAGCAATTGGAGAAGGTAGTTAACGAAGCCCAACCTGAACCTGAAAATGGCGGGAATACTTGGCAGGTGATTAAGCTTTCTTGGGCTTAAAATGTGGAAGATTTATTTCCAAGTTGCACGCAAGTTCACAATACTTGTCTTTAATTTCGAGTTCTTTATTAAAACTTAACTAAGAATAATATACATCAAGAACAGGTGAGCTTGTATCAATCCAGGATTACCACATTCATGCTTTTGCTTCGGTGGTTTATTTATTGTTCTCCTTTACCAATCTCCTTGACGGGTTCCAGGAGAACTGCAGGAGCTTGATGGAAAGGAATACCAAACTTGAAGAAGAAATAAGTgtcatttttatttgtttgcagGGTTTGAAGGTACATTTACACGTGGTTTattgctttgatttcattcaacaCTTCTCCAGATGattctttctctcctttttttttttttgattaatGCTCTACAGTGTATTTACCATAGTTCATTTCGGTTGTGTGCCGGGTAATGCAGGAAGAGATAAGACTTCTgaaggaagagaaggaaaaaaagaacatGGAGATGGAGGCAATGAAAGAAGACAAAGGCGTGCAGTACGAAGGAGATGACACCATGCAACATGATGGAAATGAGAACAAAGGAGATGAGGACGCCAACGACGGCAACAGCAATTCCAATATCACTGACAGTATCATGAAAGACACAAACAACAACAGCAATAGCAACATAAGCAACCTATCCATTACAGCCGTCGATATAACTAAGAGTAGGAGCGCCACCACAAACAGCAAGAGGGTGGCGGCACGCCGGAGTGGGTTCAGGATCTGCAAGCCTCAGGGTACGTTCCTGTGGCCGGACATGTGGAGCAGTACCAGCAGCAGCGCCGCTGATGGTGGAGCCGGGGTGTGGCGTCCGCCGGGTTCGCAGGTGGTCCCCAACCCCATGATGACCACCATGACGACAGCGACCATAGAGGAGCATCTGATGCTGCTGGGTGGGGTCCCCACTCCTTCGTCGGCCTCTACCGCCACCTCGGCGCCCAGGCTCCTGCTACTGCCTTCTCCGGCGTCCCCAGCCCACACACATCCTCCAGAGGTCATGGCGGTCCCcccgcctcctcctccacctcatcaTCACAACCACCATTT is a window from the Musa acuminata AAA Group cultivar baxijiao chromosome BXJ2-1, Cavendish_Baxijiao_AAA, whole genome shotgun sequence genome containing:
- the LOC135598265 gene encoding protein AMEIOTIC 1 homolog, whose amino-acid sequence is MRLVADFRVRKNIHVDMTIDVEEKSVFAKQSGVTDAPEEDRRLDGVMELILENSDLVGQGACGHNATSLPLASPTSQSSSHALTPINVPNDIHRVLNTIKGYFERQEEQDGVPRGGNNTLDYFNRLRPPVFESKPDLKYYYSKRNDSTVSKERQGQWAFGGQALADATSRHASPCDGTTPLDIIRPSYSIPWWRSMQQWDRMGAIWVVTGGTHRYMAFILFFVGALELDAFYKIDHEKLPPKSPIQLKAIRVVKVCEATKLEVTVSFPSTLALRNYFALSPEPGREPELDERFVMSSNQAARILRLPVPPSDLEVQKHLLSFWLSNSNLYDSPPFIGPPESVMEVDEVDNQTSLLGHCLLTIKQAGFVGWGIRRKVKYIGRQRDISWSSPEEEKEEVQADEEQLHSEKKRKREVVEEERKKNNKNKRGKKGENKKEKKKKPRRDRDDKRRYEEKQQQGKGTRDRWSSERYETAEMKLLEIMKEKGAELGKPIMRQALREEARKHIGDTGLLDHLLKHMAGKVVTNGTERFRRRHNSEGAMEYWLEPADFVEVRQKAGVADPYWVPPPGWKPGHAPACPCDGEIRQLREELSLLKRDMDHLNSLKQLEKVVNEAQPEPENGGNTWQEEIRLLKEEKEKKNMEMEAMKEDKGVQYEGDDTMQHDGNENKGDEDANDGNSNSNITDSIMKDTNNNSNSNISNLSITAVDITKSRSATTNSKRVAARRSGFRICKPQGTFLWPDMWSSTSSSAADGGAGVWRPPGSQVVPNPMMTTMTTATIEEHLMLLGGVPTPSSASTATSAPRLLLLPSPASPAHTHPPEVMAVPPPPPPPHHHNHHLQMLQQTGGSCDICPSVVYRHMVARTTSPTMLPRVGGGPEGNKRSEAAASWDSHEGGRSDIATDLSLATPSTTYR